Proteins from one Juglans microcarpa x Juglans regia isolate MS1-56 chromosome 6S, Jm3101_v1.0, whole genome shotgun sequence genomic window:
- the LOC121237562 gene encoding geraniol 8-hydroxylase-like, protein MDFLSSIIYLSLAWTLIQTFRMFTRSKAVPRKIPPGPKPFPVIGNLFDLAVDKPYNSIVELAQIYGPIMSLKLGQVTAVIISSEHMAEQVLQTHDQLLSNRTVPDALRVHKHDEYGLPWMPISAQWRNLRKICNGKLFANKILDANQAVRYDKVQALLSDTRQSSLIGEAVDIGRAASKTALSMLSNTIFSVDLADPNSDTAREFKETARDITTVAGKPNLVDLFPLLKKIDPQGVRHRMAVNFGKLMDIFDRMISERLQLRKESGYITNKDMLDTLLNISEENSEELDKAKMKSLFVDLFVGGTDTTSATLEWAMAELLHNPDVVSKAKAELEQVIGKGNPVEESDITRLPYLQAIIKETFRLHPAFPFLLPRKAEADVEVDGYVIPKGAQVLVNAWGIGRDPSTWENANSFMPERFLGSEIDVKGRHFELIPFGGGRRICPGMPLAMRMLHLMLGSLIHNFDWKLDDGVKLEDISMEGKFGLTYQICNPVRVVPIPI, encoded by the exons ATGGATTTCTTGAGCAGTATCATATATCTTTCCCTCGCCTGGACCCTGATCCAAACCTTCCGAATGTTTACAAGAAGCAAAGCAGTTCCCAGAAAGATTCCACCAGGTCCTAAACCTTTTCCGGTAATCGGAAACCTCTTCGATCTCGCTGTTGACAAGCCCTACAACTCCATTGTCGAGCTTGCCCAGATTTATGGCCCCATAATGAGCTTAAAGCTAGGCCAAGTAACCGCAGTGATAATTTCTTCAGAGCACATGGCTGAACAAGTTCTTCAAACACACGACCAACTCCTGTCCAACCGAACCGTCCCGGACGCGCTCCGAGTCCACAAACATGACGAGTACGGCTTGCCCTGGATGCCCATTTCAGCCCAGTGGAGAAATCTTCGTAAGATATGTAATGGCAAACTGTTCGCCAACAAAATACTCGATGCCAACCAAGCTGTCCGATACGACAAAGTGCAAGCGCTCCTCTCGGACACTCGTCAAAGCAGTTTAATCGGTGAGGCGGTAGATATTGGCAGAGCAGCTTCCAAGACTGCGCTTAGTATGTTGTCGAACACGATTTTTTCGGTGGATTTGGCCGATCCGAATTCTGACACGGCTAGGGAATTCAAGGAGACCGCGCGAGATATCACTACTGTGGCAGGAAAACCAAACTTGGTAGATCTTTTTCCTCTACTTAAGAAGATCGATCCCCAAGGCGTAAGGCATCGCATGGCGGTTAACTTTGGTAAGCTAATGGACATCTTTGACCGCATGATTAGCGAACGTCTGCAGTTGAGAAAAGAATCTGGCTATATCACGAACAAGGACATGTTAGATACCCTTCTCAACATTAGTGAAGAGAACAGTGAGGAACTGGACAAAGCTAAGATGAAAAGTTTGTTCGTG gACCTATTCGTCGGGGGCACTGATACAACTTCAGCTACACTAGAATGGGCAATGGCAGAGCTACTCCACAATCCAGACGTGGTATCAAAAGCCAAAGCAGAGTTGGAGCAGGTAATTGGCAAGGGGAACCCAGTAGAGGAATCGGATATTACTCGGTTACCTTACTTGCAAGCAATAATCAAAGAAACATTCCGGTTGCACCCGGCATTTCCTTTCTTGCTACCTAGGAAAGCCGAAGCAGATGTGGAAGTTGATGGCTACGTTATCCCGAAGGGTGCTCAAGTGCTAGTGAATGCATGGGGTATAGGTCGAGATCCAAGCACATGGGAAAATGCAAACTCATTTATGCCGGAGAGGTTCTTGGGATCAGAAATTGATGTTAAAGGAAGGCACTTTGAGCTTATACCGTTTGGTGGCGGAAGAAGAATATGTCCTGGGATGCCATTGGCAATGCGAATGTTGCACTTGATGTTGGGTTCACTTATCCACAACTTTGATTGGAAGCTTGATGACGGGGTTAAACTTGAGGATATTAGTATGGAAGGTAAGTTTGGCTTAACATACCAGATATGTAATCCAGTGAGAGTTGTTCCTATTCCAATCTAA